One window from the genome of Emys orbicularis isolate rEmyOrb1 chromosome 10, rEmyOrb1.hap1, whole genome shotgun sequence encodes:
- the DUOXA2 gene encoding dual oxidase maturation factor 2: protein MTLFDGVYPFYPQPRKAYAFDVSSIIVIAVFLSLGLSFLLILPGIRGRARLYWLLRVILSLFIGAVIVAVQFTGDWETGQVTANTSYKSFSRTMVNADVGLHIGLGGVNVTLVGNPVNQINETINYNEHFAWRFGVNYDQIYNEGLEKGLPSPILYVAEKFSQQSPCGVYSQYRISGHYASATLWVAFCAWLISNMLFSMPVLVYGGYMILVTGAFMIFSLLSFSTVRNSPMCAIQFGPASLQTVYGASFWLTLATSLLCFLIGVVVVALHHLRPQALKAFFDLSEDEEEGDAMLGEAYGNPHFRASKKNPYDNFALTIEAV from the exons ATGACTCTCTTCGATGGCGTCTACCCCTTCTACCCTCAGCCGAGGAAGGCCTACGCGTTCGATGTCAGCTCCATCATCGTCATCGCCGTCTTCCTATCGCTGGGGCTCAGCTTCCTGCTCATCCTGCCGGGGATCCGGGGCCGAGCG AGGCTGTATTGGCTACTCCGGGTTATCCTGAGCCTTTTCATTGGGGCGGTGATTGTTG CTGTGCAGTTCACCGGGGACTGGGAGACTGGCCAGGTGACAGCAAACACCTCCTACAAATCCTTCAGCCGCACCATGGTGAATGCCGACGTTGGCCTGCACATCGGCTTGGGGGGAGTCAACGTCACGCTAGTAG GGAACCCAGTGAATCAGATCAATGAAACCATCAACTACAACGAGCACTTTGCCTGGCGCTTTGGAGTAAACTACGACCAAATCTACAACGAGGGCCTGGAGAAGGGGCTGCCCAGCCCCATCCTGTACGTGGCAGAGAAGTTCAGCCAGCAGAGCCCCTGCGGCGTGTACAGCCAGTACAGGATCTCCGGCCACTACGCATCAGCAACTCTCTG GGTGGCATTTTGTGCTTGGCTCATTTCCAACATGCTGTTCTCCATGCCAGTCCTGGTCTACGGGGGCTACATGATCCTGGTCACTGGGGCCTTCATGATCTTCTCGCTGCTCTCCTTCTCCACGGTCAGGAACTCCCCCATGTGCGCCATCCAGTTCGGTCCAGCCTCCTTGCAGACGGTCTACGGGGCATCCTTCTGGCTCACACTTGCAACAA GCTTGCTGTGTTTCCTGATTGGGGTGGTAGTGGTTGCGCTGCACCACCTCCGACCTCAGGCACTGAAAGCCTTCTTTGATCTGAGCGAGGACGAAGAGGAAGGGGATGCGATGCTGGGGGAAGCGTATGGCAACCCCCACTTCCGGGCAAGCAAAAAGAATCCTTATGACAACTTTGCACTGACCATTGAGGCAGTCTAG